A single region of the Acidimicrobiales bacterium genome encodes:
- the atpF gene encoding F0F1 ATP synthase subunit B, with amino-acid sequence MLLAASSGGSSNNFLLPNMTFFVELLAFIVILGLIAKYILPPIQRAMQQRQQEIQDALAQAEVAKRERLAADEEYQAKLVEARQEARTVIERANRMADQLREEARTKGQEEYDRVVARADADIQRATERAREELRLQVADLVIAAAQRVIGEELDADRHRGLIEEAIAGVGTGTSAGTTA; translated from the coding sequence ATGTTGTTGGCAGCGTCATCCGGCGGCAGTAGCAACAACTTCCTGCTCCCGAACATGACCTTCTTCGTCGAGCTGCTCGCCTTCATCGTCATCCTTGGCCTGATCGCCAAGTACATCCTCCCGCCCATCCAGCGGGCGATGCAGCAGCGCCAGCAGGAGATCCAGGACGCGCTGGCGCAGGCCGAGGTGGCCAAGCGGGAGCGACTCGCCGCCGACGAGGAGTACCAGGCCAAGCTGGTAGAGGCTCGCCAGGAGGCTCGCACCGTGATCGAGCGGGCCAATCGGATGGCGGACCAGCTCCGCGAGGAGGCCCGCACCAAGGGCCAGGAGGAGTACGACCGGGTGGTCGCCCGGGCGGACGCCGACATCCAGCGGGCCACCGAACGAGCCCGGGAGGAGCTCCGGCTCCAGGTGGCCGACCTGGTGATCGCGGCAGCCCAGCGGGTCATCGGTGAGGAGCTGGACGCCGATCGGCACCGGGGCCTCATCGAGGAGGCCATCGCCGGTGTCGGGACAGGCACGTCCGCCGGCACCACAGCGTGA
- the atpH gene encoding ATP synthase F1 subunit delta produces MRNLVWGYGSAVLETARDRGLLEQVGTELTGFAAALERAPDLLRVLTDPGVPVHTRRAVVEDLLLPRVSGETVRLVSYATAAERATDLPSVVDELAHRVETETGQAEAPTEPAAGRSAIRERLHGYATAVFEEVEDEGEAPLEECEDELFRLARVIEGSDELGSVVTDPEVPVATRLAIVDDLLAGRVQPLTQRLVRYAVRTGRGRDLVPTLDWLVDRAAAERNLKVADVRAAVDLDEDQRSRLAEALSRVAGRSVEVRVTPDPSLIAGMVAVVGDLLVDGSVSHRLEQLKIDLSKPDTMTGHTGERR; encoded by the coding sequence GTGAGGAACCTGGTCTGGGGGTACGGCAGCGCCGTGCTCGAGACGGCGCGCGACCGGGGTCTGCTGGAGCAGGTCGGCACCGAGCTGACCGGCTTCGCAGCTGCCCTGGAGCGGGCGCCCGACCTGCTCAGGGTCCTGACCGATCCGGGCGTGCCCGTGCATACCCGTCGGGCGGTGGTCGAGGATCTCCTGCTGCCGCGAGTCAGCGGGGAGACGGTGCGACTCGTCTCCTACGCCACCGCCGCCGAGCGGGCCACCGATCTGCCGTCGGTGGTCGACGAGCTGGCTCACCGGGTGGAGACGGAGACAGGCCAGGCCGAGGCGCCCACCGAGCCTGCCGCCGGCCGGTCGGCCATCAGGGAACGTCTCCACGGCTACGCCACCGCCGTCTTCGAGGAGGTCGAGGACGAAGGCGAGGCGCCTCTGGAGGAGTGCGAGGACGAGCTGTTCCGACTGGCCCGGGTCATCGAGGGCTCCGACGAGCTCGGCTCGGTCGTCACCGATCCCGAGGTGCCGGTGGCCACCCGCCTCGCCATCGTCGACGACCTGCTGGCCGGCCGGGTCCAGCCCCTGACCCAGCGGCTCGTCCGCTACGCGGTGCGTACGGGGCGGGGCCGGGATCTGGTCCCCACGCTGGACTGGCTGGTTGACCGGGCCGCGGCGGAGCGTAACCTCAAGGTGGCCGATGTGCGCGCCGCGGTCGACCTGGACGAGGACCAGAGGTCGCGACTGGCAGAGGCCCTCAGCCGGGTGGCCGGGCGTTCCGTCGAGGTTCGGGTAACGCCGGACCCGTCCCTGATCGCCGGCATGGTGGCGGTCGTGGGAGACCTGCTGGTTGACGGGAGCGTGAGCCACCGACTCGAGCAGCTGAAGATCGACCTATCGAAGCCGGACACGATGACTGGACACACAGGAGAGCGCCGCTGA
- the atpE gene encoding ATP synthase F0 subunit C: MAGAIIGAGLAIGGGAIGAGIGDGLAGSQTIAGVARQPETQSRLFTIMFLTVGLVEAAYFINLAFAALFIFSLANQ; encoded by the coding sequence CTGGCCGGGGCGATCATCGGTGCGGGGCTGGCGATCGGCGGAGGGGCCATCGGCGCCGGCATCGGCGACGGCCTGGCCGGCAGCCAAACGATCGCCGGGGTCGCCAGGCAGCCAGAGACCCAGAGCCGGCTGTTCACGATCATGTTCCTGACCGTGGGCCTGGTGGAGGCCGCCTACTTCATCAACCTCGCCTTCGCCGCCCTGTTCATCTTCTCCCTGGCCAACCAGTAG
- the atpB gene encoding F0F1 ATP synthase subunit A: VTLFFFILICNWLELVPTGGVHNNIPAPTGDVNLTYAMAFFVIGLVHFSGIRQRGFRGYVRKFFQPSWLLAPINAIEEIAKPFTLALRLFGNIFAGGLMLILIASLFPLALLWFPNILWKLFDAFIGLIQAFIFALLTILYFEEALRPEGEGAH; this comes from the coding sequence GTGACCCTCTTCTTCTTCATCCTCATCTGCAACTGGTTGGAGCTGGTCCCGACGGGAGGCGTCCACAACAACATCCCGGCCCCGACCGGCGACGTCAACCTCACCTACGCCATGGCGTTCTTCGTCATCGGGCTGGTCCACTTCTCCGGGATACGACAGCGGGGATTTCGGGGCTACGTCCGCAAGTTCTTTCAGCCCAGCTGGCTGCTGGCGCCCATCAACGCCATCGAGGAGATCGCCAAGCCCTTCACGCTGGCCCTCCGACTGTTCGGGAACATCTTCGCCGGCGGCCTGATGCTCATCCTGATCGCCAGCCTTTTCCCGCTGGCGCTCCTGTGGTTCCCCAACATCTTGTGGAAGCTCTTCGACGCGTTCATCGGCCTGATCCAGGCCTTCATCTTTGCGCTGCTGACGATCCTCTACTTCGAAGAGGCGCTGCGCCCGGAAGGGGAGGGAGCGCACTGA